Within the Bradysia coprophila strain Holo2 chromosome X unlocalized genomic scaffold, BU_Bcop_v1 contig_173, whole genome shotgun sequence genome, the region aacaaatttctttctcTAACAGCGTTAATTAACGAATAGAGCGAAATGAGTGAGAGTTGACATGCGCAACCTGGGAACAAATTCCATCTGGTCTAGAAAGTATGTCCGACATTGACCGACctgttttcttcaaaagaaccctccaaaagagttttgtgtttcaaaaattataacaaaaatatgactAAAACAGCATACGAGGTTAACTATTTTGGATACCACTAAACGTTTTTAGTATTTAGCCCACAAAGCGTTTTGTTCCAatctaattgaatttttatttgtttgttgttcATTTACGCTGAGAAAACTTACAGAACTGTACCCATTACGATATCCAATGGATGATGGTAGTGTCGATGTCTTAAAACCATAGCCTGGTTTCGGCGGGGATCGATATGAATGTATTGCTGTTTTATTCATGTACAGaaataaagagaaaagaaaaacaaaaaaatttgaaccaaacaaaataagaaataaaaacaaaagaaagaaGGGAAAGTGATCGAGATCCGTCCCTTACCGTTATAACTCGGTGCATTACCAATCGATCTGCCGACCGATCCTCGGTAGCTGGTTGACCGTTCGAAAACCTCGTCCTCGTAAAATGGCTTTTGATGATCCAAATGTCGTGACGGTGACGCACCGATCGGTGATTCGTACCGCAAACGGTACACTGGCTCCTTCGAAGCGGATGGTGTTCGTGATGCATTTCTTGGATCAATGTTGTGCTGCTTCCATTTGCGATTCTTTGCATGCTCCtttaaatctttcaaaatCACAGCGCCCATGCTCGAATTAATTTTGCTCAATTCCTCCTCCTCTTTCCGCAACAGTTGTCTGTGAACAAAAAACGGGCATTTGTTAAgaatggaaattttcttttggatTCGGCAATGGTATCAACACATACTCTTGCTTTGTTTCGCCATTTTTCTTCGCTTCATCCACTTCGTCCTCATCGTCCGACACTGGAACACCCTTATACGAATCCGAATATCGTCTACGACGCTCAGGATCTGTGTACGGATACGGCGGTGCCGGAAAATCGTCTCGTTCGATCTTTGGCTTTTCACCCGGCAGCGGTTTCTTAGCGCCCGGAAAGTGAGACAATTCGATCGGTTCTTCGTTATTCATTGCCGGACTTTTAGGTCGTGGCGTTTCGGTACGAATGCTGTCCACCAAAACTTTCATAGCACTTTTGTTGCGCGAATGCGGTCTCGACGGTGGACGACTGGAATTGCCGCCACTTGCACTACTGCTGAAGCCCATCGCAGCCGGCCGATGAAAGTGGGGCGACACCGGCGTTTTATCATAGGGATCAATTGGTTTCTTCAGATAGTGCGGTTCGTCAGTTAGATAGCTGTAGGTGTAGATCCGTGATATGTCGTCGTAACCGTATCCTTGGCGACCATACTCACGAAGTACGAGACCAGGACTGACAGTGCGA harbors:
- the LOC119068237 gene encoding actin-binding LIM protein 1-like isoform X2 codes for the protein MGNTYHQKCFTCSRCQQPFQSGSKVTNTGKEVLCEKCVSIPNKIQPSSAPQVQKTSSPIKEIARSPTRATAQQHNQTESVQRKASAGEYDPNECAGCGDQLKEGQALIALDRQWHIWCFRCKNCSAVLNGEYMGKDGVPYCEKCYQKSFGVKCAYCNRFISGKVLQAGDNHHFHPTCARCTKCGDPFGDGEEMYLQGSAIWHPRCGPGPSAEIGGTILNGSGTNGHITDTDCDRLSNSAMSEIQYRTVSPGLVLREYGRQGYGYDDISRIYTYSYLTDEPHYLKKPIDPYDKTPVSPHFHRPAAMGFSSSASGGNSSRPPSRPHSRNKSAMKVLVDSIRTETPRPKSPAMNNEEPIELSHFPGAKKPLPGEKPKIERDDFPAPPYPYTDPERRRRYSDSYKGVPVSDDEDEVDEAKKNGETKQEQLLRKEEEELSKINSSMGAVILKDLKEHAKNRKWKQHNIDPRNASRTPSASKEPVYRLRYESPIGASPSRHLDHQKPFYEDEVFERSTSYRGSVGRSIGNAPSYNAIHSYRSPPKPGYGFKTSTLPSSIGYRNGYSSDFSFGALVIKLTAPEFSCGKSDVSVDSITEGDRQALMADFQHQAHIPA
- the LOC119068237 gene encoding actin-binding LIM protein 1-like isoform X1; amino-acid sequence: MGNTYHQKCFTCSRCQQPFQSGSKVTNTGKEVLCEKCVSIPNKIQPSSAPQVQKTSSPIKEIARSPTRATAQQHNQTESVQRKASAGEYDPNECAGCGDQLKEGQALIALDRQWHIWCFRCKNCSAVLNGEYMGKDGVPYCEKCYQKSFGVKCAYCNRFISGKVLQAGDNHHFHPTCARCTKCGDPFGDGEEMYLQGSAIWHPRCGPGPSAEIGGTILNGSGTNGHITDTDCDRLSNSAMSEIQFSLRSRTPSLSGSIYSPYSSRKYRTVSPGLVLREYGRQGYGYDDISRIYTYSYLTDEPHYLKKPIDPYDKTPVSPHFHRPAAMGFSSSASGGNSSRPPSRPHSRNKSAMKVLVDSIRTETPRPKSPAMNNEEPIELSHFPGAKKPLPGEKPKIERDDFPAPPYPYTDPERRRRYSDSYKGVPVSDDEDEVDEAKKNGETKQEQLLRKEEEELSKINSSMGAVILKDLKEHAKNRKWKQHNIDPRNASRTPSASKEPVYRLRYESPIGASPSRHLDHQKPFYEDEVFERSTSYRGSVGRSIGNAPSYNAIHSYRSPPKPGYGFKTSTLPSSIGYRNGYSSDFSFGALVIKLTAPEFSCGKSDVSVDSITEGDRQALMADFQHQAHIPA